A genomic region of Arachis stenosperma cultivar V10309 chromosome 9, arast.V10309.gnm1.PFL2, whole genome shotgun sequence contains the following coding sequences:
- the LOC130951037 gene encoding hevamine-A-like, producing the protein MASNKSSSTHQPLTLLPFFLLTLSSAHAKGGIAIYWGQNNGDGTLTSTCDTGNYEIVILAFLSTFGCDRTPEWNFAGHCGSWSPCVKLEPEIEHCQRNGVKVFLSLGGALGFYSLCSPEDAKSVSDYLYYNFLSGQRGPLGSVYLDGIDFDIESGSNLYWDDLARELDTRRKQDRYFYLSAAPQCVFTDHYLDTAIRTWLFDYLFVQFYNNPPCQYSNGDASLLLSSWNTWTSYVKINNTVFMGLPAASDAAPSGGYIPPEDLCTEVLPTIKQTPNYGGVMLWDRFRDVTNHYSDQIKDCVKVDDSVRVSQTVMATLSNTVYECVSAAFNRIIPKLRPF; encoded by the exons ATGGCTTCCAACAAGAGTAGTAGTACTCATCAACCATTAACATTGCTCCCCTTCTTCCTCCTCACCCTCTCCTCTGCACATGCCAAAGGTGGCATAGCCATCTACTGGGGCCAGAACAATGGCGACGGCACCTTAACCTCCACATGCGACACCGGAAACTACGAGATTGTGATCCTCGCCTTTCTCTCCACTTTCGGTTGTGACAGAACTCCAGAATGGAACTTTGCTGGCCACTGTGGATCATGGTCCCCTTGTGTAAAACTCGAACCGGAAATCGAACATTGCCAAAGAAACGGTGTGAAGGTGTTCCTCTCCCTTGGAGGAGCCCTTGGGTTCTACTCCTTATGCTCGCCGGAAGATGCCAAGAGCGTCTCCGACTACCTTTATTACAACTTCCTGAGTGGCCAAAGGGGTCCATTGGGGAGTGTGTACCTTGATGGCATTGATTTCGACATTGAAAGTGGTTCAAACCTTTATTGGGATGACTTAGCTAGAGAACTCGATACACGCAGAAAGCAAGACAG GTACTTTTACTTGTCGGCAGCACCACAATGTGTCTTCACAGATCACTACCTTGATACCGCCATTAGAACTTGGCTTTTCGATTACCTCTTCGTCCAGTTCTACAACAACCCTCCATGTCAATATAGTAACGGCGACGCATCTCTGCTCTTATCTTCTTGGAATACATGGACCTCCTATGTGAAGATCAATAACACCGTGTTTATGGGGCTACCCGCAGCATCTGATGCAGCTCCAAGCGGTGGCTATATTCCACCGGAAGATCTGTGTACTGAGGTTCTTCCAACCATCAAGCAAACTCCTAACTATGGAGGCGTCATGCTATGGGATAGGTTCCGCGATGTTACTAACCACTACAGCGATCAAATCAAGGATTGTGTTAAAGTTGATGATAGTGTTAGGGTTTCACAGACTGTGATGGCAACGTTATCAAACACTGTATATGAATGTGTATCTGCTGCTTTCAACCGCATCATACCAAAGCTAAGACCTTTTTAG
- the LOC130950338 gene encoding acidic endochitinase SE2-like, with translation MVLTTLYIYIYQTHLLCDTGNFEIVLLAFLYTFGCGTTPDWNFAGHCGPWFPCYNLQPEIEHCQRNGVKVFLSLGGAVGPYSLCLPEDAKSVSDYLYYNFLRGQGGPLGNVNFDGIDFDIEGGGSNLYWDNLARELDTRRKQDRCIL, from the coding sequence ATGGTACTTactactttatatatatatatatatcaaacaCATCTTTTATGTGACACCGGAAACTTTGAGATTGTGCTCCTCGCCTTTCTCTACACTTTCGGTTGTGGCACAACTCCAGATTGGAACTTTGCTGGCCACTGTGGGCCATGGTTCCCTTGTTACAATCTACAACCAGAAATCGAACATTGCCAAAGAAATGGCGTGAAAGTTTTCCTCTCCCTTGGAGGAGCCGTTGGGCCCTACTCCTTATGCTTGCCGGAAGATGCCAAGAGCGTCTCCGACTACCTTTACTACAACTTCCTCCGTGGCCAAGGGGGTCCATTAGGGAATGTGAACTTCGATGGCATCGATTTCGACATTGAAGGTGGGGGTTCAAACCTTTATTGGGACAACTTAGCTAGAGAACTCGATACACGCAGAAAGCAAGACAGGTGCATACTATAA
- the LOC130947776 gene encoding hevamine-A-like, with protein MASNKRSNTHQALALLLFFLLTLSSAHAKGGIAIYWGQNNGDGTLTSTCDTGNFEIVILAFLYTFGCGRTPDWNFAGHCGPWSPCDKLEPEIKHCQSNGVKVFLSLGGAVGPYSLCSPEDARNVSDYLYKNFLTGQKGPLGSVYLDGIDFDIEGGGVNLYWDDLARELDARRKQDRYFYLSAAPQCFFTDYYLDTAIRTWLFDYIFVQFYNNPPCQYSNGDASLLLSSWNTWTSYVKLNNTVFMGLPAAPDAAPSGGYISPQDLCTKVLPIIKQTPNYGGVMLWDRFRDVTNHYSDQIKDCVKVDDSVRVSQTLMATLSNTITECVSAAFNRIMPKLRSF; from the exons ATGGCTTCCAACAAGAGAAGTAACACTCATCAAGCATTAGCATTGCTCCTGTTCTTCCTTCTCACCCTCTCCTCTGCACATGCCAAAGGTGGCATAGCCATCTACTGGGGCCAGAACAATGGCGACGGTACCTTAACCTCCACATGTGACACCGGAAACTTTGAGATTGTGATCCTCGCCTTTCTCTACACTTTCGGTTGTGGCAGAACTCCAGATTGGAACTTTGCTGGCCACTGTGGGCCATGGTCCCCTTGTGACAAACTCGAACCAGAAATTAAACATTGCCAAAGCAACGGTGTGAAGGTGTTCCTCTCCCTTGGAGGAGCCGTTGGGCCTTACTCCTTATGCTCGCCGGAAGATGCCAGGAACGTCTCCGACTACCTTTACAAGAACTTCCTCACTGGCCAAAAGGGTCCATTAGGGAGTGTGTACCTTGATGGCATTGATTTCGACATTGAAGGTGGTGGTGTGAACCTTTATTGGGATGACTTAGCTAGAGAACTCGATGCACGCAGAAAGCAAGACAG GTACTTTTACTTGTCGGCAGCACCACAATGTTTCTTCACAGATTACTACCTTGATACCGCCATTAGAACTTGGCTTTTCGATTACATATTCGTCCAGTTCTACAACAACCCTCCATGCCAATATAGTAACGGCGACGCATCTCTGCTCTTATCTTCTTGGAATACATGGACCTCCTATGTGAAGCTCAATAACACCGTATTTATGGGGCTACCCGCTGCACCTGATGCAGCTCCCAGCGGTGGCTATATTTCACCGCAAGATCTGTGTACTAAGGTTCTTCCAATCATCAAGCAAACTCCTAACTATGGAGGCGTCATGCTATGGGATAGGTTCCGCGATGTTACTAACCACTACAGCGATCAAATCAAGGATTGTGTTAAAGTTGATGATAGTGTTAGGGTTTCGCAAACATTGATGGCAACGTTATCAAACACTATAACTGAATGTGTATCTGCAGCTTTCAACCGCATCATGCCGAAACTAAGATCCTTCTAG
- the LOC130950339 gene encoding hevamine-A-like: MASNKRSNTHQALTLLLFFLLTLSSAHAKGGIAISWGQNNGDGTLTSTCDTGNFEIVLLAFLDTFGCGTTPELNFAGHCGPWFPCDNLQPEIEHCQRNGVKVFLSLGGTFGPYALCSPEDAKNVSDYLYNNFLSGKRGPLGSVYLDSIDFHIDAGPRLYFWDDLARELDTHRKQDRCILKNIFIYTSSDQPKNF, from the coding sequence ATGGCTTCCAACAAGAGAAGTAACACTCATCAAGCATTAACATtgctcctcttcttcctcctcacCCTCTCCTCTGCACATGCCAAAGGTGGCATAGCCATCTCCTGGGGCCAGAACAATGGCGACGGCACCTTAACCTCCACATGTGACACCGGAAACTTTGAGATTGTGCTCCTCGCCTTTCTCGACACTTTCGGTTGTGGCACAACTCCAGAATTGAACTTTGCTGGCCACTGTGGGCCATGGTTCCCTTGTGACAATCTACAACCAGAAATTGAACATTGCCAAAGAAACGGTGTGAAGGTATTCCTCTCCCTTGGAGGAACCTTTGGGCCCTACGCCTTATGCTCGCCGGAAGACGCGAAGAACGTCTCCGACTACCTTTATAACAACTTCCTCAGTGGCAAAAGGGGTCCATTAGGGAGTGTGTACCTTGATAGCATTGATTTCCACATTGACGCTGGTCCAAGACTTTATTTTTGGGACGACTTAGCTAGAGAACTCGATACGCACCGAAAGCAAGACAGGTGCATACTCAAAAACATATTCATTTATACTAGCAGTGACCAACCCAAAAATTTTTAG